From the Gordonia bronchialis DSM 43247 genome, one window contains:
- a CDS encoding vWA domain-containing protein has translation MRLRRSVLVLLSAVSMMLAACTTSDGTPTGAGGLSTAADKPTTPVVVILDGSESMQIADAPGPRIDAARNAVSTFISDLTSGTPFGLVAYGNTESAKTTPQAVGCEDVSTLARLGPIDKEAARSAIDGVRAQGWTPLSAALTRAAEMLGTEAGSVVLVSDGEANCLPDPCATARSLREQNPNLTISTVGFKSDAAQLQCVAREGGGVFVTADNTAQLSARIDAARDAEAASSKLTNTGLAGVELGQTHSQITGAHPAVPGLTTGTSEGDRTVVRWRECDWVFQNGTLVEIRPLGSTSATVDGITVGTPMTRVVELFGQPVRDDTASSTAYFAADKARGTALRIGCQGSVADGTVRSIVLCRCLPDESSGAPTGNSGVATKTELCAANKKVADIFTGPVNIINDVGGTQYLELVENLGRVAQRYPNEAVQYEGGQLVELAQGGVVTLDQYYSKQNIRAACRG, from the coding sequence ATGCGTCTGCGTCGTTCCGTGCTGGTCCTGTTGTCCGCAGTGTCGATGATGCTCGCGGCATGCACCACCTCCGACGGCACGCCGACCGGTGCCGGTGGCTTGTCTACTGCCGCGGACAAGCCGACTACGCCGGTCGTGGTGATCTTGGACGGATCGGAGTCGATGCAGATCGCCGACGCGCCCGGTCCGCGGATCGACGCCGCACGCAACGCCGTGTCGACGTTCATCAGCGACCTCACCTCGGGTACACCCTTCGGCTTGGTGGCGTACGGCAATACCGAGAGTGCGAAGACCACACCCCAGGCGGTCGGATGCGAGGACGTGTCGACGCTGGCCCGCCTCGGCCCGATCGACAAGGAGGCGGCACGCAGCGCGATCGACGGCGTGCGGGCACAGGGGTGGACGCCGTTGTCGGCGGCGCTCACCCGAGCCGCCGAGATGCTCGGCACCGAGGCCGGTTCGGTGGTCCTGGTCTCCGACGGTGAGGCGAACTGCCTGCCGGATCCGTGTGCGACCGCCCGCTCGCTGCGCGAGCAGAACCCGAATCTGACCATTAGCACCGTCGGCTTCAAATCCGATGCCGCACAACTGCAGTGCGTGGCCCGGGAGGGTGGAGGTGTGTTCGTCACCGCGGACAATACGGCACAGTTGTCGGCGCGGATCGACGCGGCCCGCGACGCCGAGGCCGCGTCGTCGAAGCTGACCAACACCGGTCTTGCCGGAGTGGAACTGGGACAGACACATTCGCAGATCACCGGTGCACATCCGGCAGTCCCGGGACTGACGACGGGAACTTCCGAGGGGGACCGGACAGTCGTGCGGTGGAGGGAATGCGACTGGGTCTTCCAGAACGGGACGCTGGTGGAGATCCGTCCGCTGGGCTCGACCAGCGCGACGGTCGACGGAATCACCGTCGGGACACCGATGACGCGGGTCGTGGAGTTGTTCGGGCAGCCGGTTCGCGACGACACCGCGTCGTCGACCGCCTACTTCGCCGCCGACAAGGCCCGGGGAACCGCGCTGCGCATCGGCTGTCAGGGCAGTGTCGCCGACGGCACCGTGCGCTCGATCGTGCTGTGCCGCTGCCTGCCCGACGAGTCGTCGGGTGCACCGACGGGGAATTCGGGTGTGGCGACGAAAACCGAACTCTGCGCGGCGAACAAGAAGGTCGCAGACATTTTCACCGGGCCGGTGAACATCATCAACGACGTCGGCGGGACCCAGTATCTGGAGCTCGTGGAGAACCTCGGCAGGGTCGCGCAGCGGTATCCGAATGAGGCGGTGCAGTACGAGGGTGGTCAGCTCGTCGAGCTGGCTCAGGGCGGTGTGGTCACGCTCGACCAGTACTACTCCAAGCAGAACATCCGGGCCGCCTGCCGGGGCTGA
- a CDS encoding CPBP family intramembrane glutamic endopeptidase: MNSALTELVERFSGPAPDAVDDDPRQSRRRRIVVAVFLIAGAVILGFSLTAQPGDSSFYPLTAALAATWIVGGLASGPIRLGHFALRGTRTASDAAVFGVLTGAAVGLVFIVGALITREIPALSDLVNKVLAFSDQGSIIVITVITLGNGLAEEVFFRGAVYSAAQHHRPIVVSTILYVIATLASGNPMLGFAAIILGAVCALLRRSTDGVLAPICCHVVWGAIVLFGLPPLFA; the protein is encoded by the coding sequence ATGAACTCAGCACTGACCGAACTCGTCGAACGATTCTCCGGACCCGCCCCGGACGCCGTCGACGACGATCCTCGACAGTCCCGCAGACGCCGGATCGTCGTGGCCGTGTTCCTCATCGCCGGCGCCGTGATCCTCGGATTCTCGCTGACCGCGCAACCCGGCGACTCGTCGTTCTATCCGCTGACCGCCGCGCTGGCCGCGACCTGGATCGTCGGCGGCCTGGCCTCCGGGCCGATCCGGCTGGGCCACTTCGCGTTACGCGGTACACGCACCGCATCCGACGCCGCCGTCTTCGGAGTGCTCACCGGCGCCGCGGTGGGCCTGGTGTTCATCGTGGGCGCGCTGATCACCCGCGAGATCCCGGCGCTCTCGGACCTGGTGAACAAGGTCCTCGCGTTCAGCGACCAGGGCAGCATCATCGTCATCACGGTGATCACCCTGGGCAACGGCCTGGCCGAGGAGGTGTTCTTCCGGGGCGCCGTCTACTCGGCGGCACAGCATCATCGACCCATCGTGGTGTCGACGATCCTCTATGTGATCGCCACCCTGGCCAGCGGCAACCCGATGCTCGGTTTCGCCGCGATCATCCTCGGCGCCGTGTGCGCGCTGCTCCGGCGCAGCACCGACGGGGTGCTCGCGCCGATCTGCTGTCACGTGGTGTGGGGTGCGATCGTGCTGTTCGGACTGCCGCCGCTGTTCGCGTGA
- a CDS encoding isochorismatase family protein, whose product MTTPRRALIVVDVQNEYFSGPLEIAYPPRDESLSNITRAIDAAEAAEMPILFAQHTYPAEAPVFAEGSTGWELHPEISARVTDRWHRVTKQFGTVFAGTDAAEWLAAQDVDTVTIVGFMTNNCDLATAAQAETLGLTAEVLSDATGAINLANSAGSVTAQQVHETLMVLFNSNFAAVAPTEEWIDAVKAGTALAKGNLVSSAVDGRAAADG is encoded by the coding sequence GTGACCACACCGCGCCGCGCGCTCATCGTCGTCGACGTCCAGAACGAGTACTTCTCGGGCCCGCTCGAGATCGCCTATCCGCCCCGTGACGAATCGCTGTCCAACATCACCCGGGCCATCGATGCCGCCGAGGCCGCCGAGATGCCGATTCTCTTTGCACAGCACACATATCCGGCCGAGGCGCCGGTCTTCGCCGAGGGTTCGACGGGATGGGAGTTGCACCCGGAGATCTCCGCACGGGTAACCGATCGCTGGCACCGTGTCACCAAGCAGTTCGGGACGGTCTTCGCCGGGACCGACGCCGCCGAATGGCTGGCCGCCCAGGACGTGGACACGGTGACGATCGTCGGGTTCATGACCAACAACTGTGACCTGGCCACCGCCGCACAGGCCGAGACGCTCGGGCTCACGGCCGAGGTCCTCTCGGACGCAACGGGTGCCATCAATCTCGCGAACTCGGCGGGTAGTGTCACGGCCCAGCAGGTGCACGAGACGCTGATGGTGCTGTTCAACTCCAACTTCGCCGCGGTCGCGCCGACCGAGGAGTGGATCGATGCGGTGAAGGCCGGAACCGCCTTGGCTAAGGGCAATCTGGTGTCCTCGGCGGTCGACGGGCGCGCGGCCGCAGATGGATAG
- a CDS encoding MFS transporter, whose product MSPTPTPSSPTSVDKQRTDAKYSSTVKWTVALATLAILFDGYDLVVYGTILPLLMDDPGQLGNVSAGQAGMLGSYALIGVMVGALVNGAIGDYLGRRRLMLMNIVWFSAGMAMAAMATSVEMFAVLRFVTGIGIGGLLATTAALVAEVVPAAKKNLYNAIVYSGVPAGGILASVLAIALRDVIGWRGLFWIGALPVVLLLPLALAKLPESPRWLVSRGRLDDAARVHAATGIPLPSEADLDAERDVTKVGFAALATRRYALGTALLGVMSFVGLMLTYGLTTWLPKIMQDAGYNAKGSLLFLVVLNGGAVLGTIIASRIADRRGPQRVVATTFGLAALSLILFTMGFPITVLLALVAVAGTGTIGTQVLIYGFVSNYYSTSARAAGVAWCAGFGRLGGIFGPIIGGAIVAAGLSNSVTFYIFAGVAIVGMVVTLLVPHVRSQSAATGAAPAAVPAVPATA is encoded by the coding sequence ATGAGTCCGACCCCCACCCCCTCGTCGCCGACCAGCGTCGACAAGCAGCGAACCGACGCCAAGTACTCCAGCACCGTGAAGTGGACCGTCGCACTGGCCACCCTTGCCATCCTCTTCGACGGCTACGACCTGGTGGTCTACGGCACCATCCTGCCTCTCCTGATGGACGATCCCGGCCAGCTCGGCAACGTATCCGCCGGCCAGGCGGGCATGCTGGGCTCCTACGCGCTGATCGGCGTGATGGTCGGCGCACTCGTGAACGGGGCGATCGGCGACTACCTCGGCCGTCGACGCCTGATGCTGATGAACATCGTCTGGTTCTCCGCCGGAATGGCAATGGCCGCCATGGCGACCTCGGTCGAGATGTTCGCGGTACTGCGTTTCGTGACCGGTATCGGCATCGGTGGGCTGCTCGCAACCACCGCGGCTCTCGTCGCCGAGGTCGTCCCGGCCGCCAAGAAGAACCTCTACAACGCCATCGTCTACAGCGGTGTCCCGGCCGGCGGCATCCTGGCATCGGTGCTCGCGATCGCGCTGCGCGACGTGATCGGCTGGCGCGGACTGTTCTGGATCGGCGCCCTGCCGGTGGTGCTCCTGCTGCCGCTGGCGCTGGCCAAACTGCCCGAATCACCGCGCTGGCTCGTCTCTCGCGGACGTCTCGACGACGCTGCCCGGGTCCACGCCGCCACCGGCATCCCGCTGCCGTCGGAGGCCGACCTCGACGCCGAACGCGACGTCACCAAAGTCGGCTTCGCCGCCCTCGCCACTCGCCGCTACGCACTGGGCACCGCGCTGCTGGGCGTCATGAGCTTCGTGGGCCTCATGCTCACCTACGGCCTGACCACGTGGCTGCCGAAGATCATGCAGGACGCCGGCTACAACGCGAAGGGCTCGCTGCTGTTCCTGGTGGTTCTCAACGGCGGAGCGGTGCTCGGCACCATCATCGCGTCCCGGATCGCCGACCGGCGCGGACCACAACGCGTGGTGGCCACCACCTTCGGCCTGGCCGCCCTCTCGCTGATCCTGTTCACCATGGGCTTCCCGATCACGGTTCTGCTGGCGCTCGTCGCCGTCGCCGGGACCGGAACCATCGGAACCCAGGTGCTCATCTACGGATTCGTGTCCAACTACTACTCCACCTCGGCGCGGGCGGCCGGTGTCGCGTGGTGCGCCGGATTCGGCCGGCTCGGTGGGATCTTCGGACCCATCATCGGTGGCGCCATCGTCGCCGCGGGACTCAGCAACAGCGTGACCTTCTACATCTTCGCCGGTGTCGCGATCGTCGGCATGGTGGTCACTCTCCTTGTGCCACATGTCCGTAGCCAGTCCGCGGCCACCGGCGCCGCACCTGCGGCGGTACCCGCGGTACCCGCCACCGCCTGA
- a CDS encoding GlxA family transcriptional regulator produces MEIAIYAFDGVTMFHLAAPEMVFGEVARLAPEAGWRTTLWSDEPGDVEVSEGYRIGPVAGPDVADDADMIVIPSWPEHLPPITDDLGDLLRRAHRRGATIVGLCLGSVAVADAGLLRGRSAVTHWAAIEELRARHPDVSVDSGGLYVDHGDVLTAAGTASALDACLHLVRSHLGAREANRVARRLVVAPHRDGGQAQYVDRPLPPATGADPMSAVCHWALAHLSEPLSVDRMAAQAQMSRRHFVRKFQEANGIAPARWVVLQRLESARTLLESNDWDIDRVAHTCGFASVVTFRQNFAAHFATTPSAYRRRFRTTGEVSHV; encoded by the coding sequence ATGGAGATCGCGATCTATGCCTTCGACGGAGTGACGATGTTCCATCTCGCCGCACCGGAGATGGTGTTCGGCGAGGTCGCCCGGCTGGCCCCGGAGGCGGGCTGGCGCACCACACTGTGGTCGGACGAACCCGGCGATGTCGAGGTCTCCGAGGGGTACCGCATCGGACCCGTCGCCGGTCCCGACGTCGCCGACGACGCCGACATGATCGTCATCCCATCCTGGCCCGAGCACCTGCCGCCGATCACCGATGACCTCGGCGATCTGCTGCGACGAGCCCACCGGCGCGGCGCGACGATCGTGGGGTTGTGTCTGGGTTCGGTCGCGGTCGCCGACGCCGGGCTGCTTCGCGGACGCTCCGCGGTCACCCACTGGGCCGCGATCGAGGAACTCCGGGCGCGCCACCCCGACGTGTCGGTGGATTCGGGAGGCCTCTACGTCGACCACGGGGACGTCCTCACCGCCGCCGGCACCGCATCCGCACTCGATGCGTGCCTGCACCTCGTGCGGTCCCATCTCGGTGCGCGAGAGGCCAATCGGGTGGCACGACGGCTCGTCGTCGCACCCCATCGCGACGGCGGGCAGGCGCAGTACGTGGATCGGCCGTTGCCGCCGGCGACCGGCGCCGACCCGATGAGTGCGGTCTGCCACTGGGCGCTGGCACACCTGTCCGAACCGCTGTCCGTGGATCGGATGGCCGCCCAGGCCCAGATGTCGCGACGGCACTTCGTGCGGAAGTTCCAGGAGGCCAACGGAATTGCCCCGGCCCGCTGGGTTGTGCTCCAACGTCTGGAAAGCGCCCGCACACTGCTCGAGAGCAACGACTGGGACATCGACCGGGTGGCCCACACCTGTGGTTTCGCCAGCGTGGTCACCTTTCGGCAGAACTTTGCGGCCCACTTCGCCACCACACCGTCGGCGTATCGGCGCCGCTTCCGCACCACCGGTGAGGTGTCCCATGTCTGA